The Taeniopygia guttata chromosome 19, bTaeGut7.mat, whole genome shotgun sequence genome window below encodes:
- the SMYD4 gene encoding SET and MYND domain-containing protein 4 isoform X3, producing the protein MALPVAEWRGRTARLWAALDSALRERLAAASLHDAVRLGCDLLRTEEEEEAALVRLCHRAATDKKPEAASWYREQGNREFKQGQYQAALRLYSKAASHELPGSPELSVCFANRSAALLHLGHFEVCLEDIARAESHGYPDRLLPKVLLRKAECLLCLGRLQDAQEILRVLESKFALDGVMTTHLTRLKKLSQLKVKLGPGDGAVVDKKPVRLATAFFPVLSLLNHSCCPNTSVSFSGTAATVRASQPISSGQEVLHCYGPHWCRMRVAERQQLLSQYFFECRCPACLEELESGVKSVVSIRNSFCCPKCQAQMQGEEDTLCCSNEACATSASRDHLSGRLQDLQQQIKKALGMLRVGKADQAIKMLLKCQMDAGTFLSPEHLLMGEMEDHLAQVYATLGKWQEAARHLKKSIEIVEMHHGPSSVETGHELFKLAQILFNGFAVSEALSTIQRAEGILSVHFGPQNAQIQELQEMKACLSELPRNILQRT; encoded by the exons ATGGCGCTGCCGGTGGCGGAGTGGCGGGGCCGCACCGCCCGGCTCTGGGCCGCGCTGGACTCGGCGCTGCGGGAGCGGCTGGCGGCGGCTTCGCTTCACGACGCGGTGCGCTTGGGTTGCGATCTGCTCCG GaccgaggaggaggaggaggcagcccTGGTGCGGCTGTGCCACCGGGCAGCCACGGACAAGAAGCCGGAGGCTGCGAGCTGGTACCGGGAGCAAGGCAACCGGGAATTCAAGCAGGGCCAGTACCAGGCTGCCCTGAGGCTCTACTCCAAG GCAGCATCCCACGAGCTCCCCGGGAGCCCCGAGTTGTCTGTGTGCTTTGCCAACCGCTCGGCTGCCCTCCTCCACCTGGGGCACTTTGAG GTTTGTTTGGAAGATATTGCCAGGGCTGAAAGCCATGGCTATCCAGACAGGCTGCTGCCCAAGGTCCTGCTGCGGAAAGCTGAGTGtctgctgtgcctggggaggTTACAGGATGCACAGGAGATCCTCAGAGTGCTGGAGAGTAAATTTGCTCTGGATGGGGTCATGACTACACACCTGACACGGCTAAAAAAGTTAAGTCAGCTGAAGGTTAAATTAG GGCCTGGAGATGGGGCTGTTGTAGATAAGAAGCCTGTGAGGCTGGCAACAGCCTTCTTCCCTGTCCTCAGCCTCCTGAACCACTCGTGCTGCCCCAATACCAGCGTGTCATTCAGTGGGACAGCTGCCACTGTCAGGGCATCACAGCCAATCTCAAGTGGCCAAGAGGTTTTGCATTGCTATG GGCCTCACTGGTGTAGGATGAGGGTAGCTGAGAGGCAGCAGCTTCTCAGCCAGTATTTCTTTGAGTGTCGCTGCCCGGCGTGCCTCGAGGAGTTAGAGTCTGGTGTCAAGAGTGTGGTGTCCATCAGAAATTCATTCTGCTGTCCCAAATGCCAGGCCCAAATGCAG GGGGAAGAAGACACTCTTTGCTGTTCAAATGAAGCTTGTGCAACCTCAGCCAGCAGAGATCACCTGTCTGGCCGTTTACAGGACCTCCAGCAACAAATCAAGAAAGCTTTAGGCATGCTGAGAGTCGGGAAGGCTG ATCAGGCTATCAAAATGCTCCTGAAGTGTCAGATGGATGCTGGAACCTTCTTGTCTCCAGAGCATTTACTGATGGGAGAGATGGAGGATCATCTGGCACAGGTGTATGCTACTCTTG GGAAGTGGCAGGAAGCAGCCAGACACCTGAAGAAGAGTATTGAGATTGTGGAAATGCACCATGGGCCATCGAGTGTAGAAACAGGCCATGAACTTTTCAAGCTGGCACAAATCCTCTTCAATGG ATTTGCAGTTTCTGAAGCTCTGAGCACGATTCAAAGAGCAGAGGGGATTTTGTCAGTGCACTTTGGTCCTCAGAATGCTCAGATCCAGGAACTACAAGAGATGAAGGCCTGCCTGTCAGAGCTTCCCAGAAACATCCTTCAGAGGACTTAA
- the SERPINF1 gene encoding pigment epithelium-derived factor isoform X2, with protein sequence MQVPVVLLFLGLLTVPSRTQNSATEQNSATADGANAGEEEEDPFYKSPVNKLAAAVSNFGYDLYRQQSIRTATANVLLSPFSLATALSGLSLGAGERTEDVISRALFYDLLNKAEVHDTYKELLSSVTGPEKSMKSASRIILEKRLRARPGFHSQLEKSYKMRPRALSGNTQLDLQEINTWVRQQTKGRIMRFMKDMPTDVSILLAGAAFFKGTWKTKFDTKRTALQDFHLDEDRTVKVSMMSDPKAILRYGFDSELNCKIAQLPLTEGISAMFFLPTKVTQNMTLIEESLTSEFVHDVDKELKTVHAVLSLPKLKLNHEEALGSTLKETRLQSLFTSPDFSKISAKPLRLSHVQHKAMLELGEDGERSTPNAGANAARLTFPIEYHVDRPFLLVLRDDTTGTLLFIGKILDPRGV encoded by the exons ATGCAGGTTCCAGTGGTTCTCCTTTTCCTGGGTCTCTTAACTGTCCCAAGCAGAACCCAGAACTCAGCTACTGAGCAG AACTCTGCCACAGCTGATGGAGCCAATGctggtgaggaagaggaagatccATTCTACAAGAGCCCCGTGAACAAGCTGGCAGCTGCAGTCTCCAACTTTGGCTACGACCTGTACCGCCAGCAGTCCATCCGGACAGCCACGGCCAACGTGCTGCTGTCTCCCTTCAGCCTGGCCACTGCACTTTCTGGTCTCTCACTTG GGGCTGGAGAACGAACTGAGGATGTGATTTCTCGCGCCCTCTTCTACGATCTGCTCAACAAGGCCGAGGTCCACGACACCTACAAGGAGCTCCTGAGCAGTGTGACTGGGCCAGAGAAGAGCATGAAAAGTGCCTCCCGGATCATCTTGGAGAAAA GACTCAGGGCAAGGCCTGGATTTCACAGCCAGCTCGAGAAGTCCTACAAGATGCGACCAAGAGCCCTGAGTGGCAACACCCAGCTGGACCTCCAAGAAATCAACACCTGGGTCCGACAGCAGACAAAGGGAAGGATCATGAGGTTCATGAAGGACATGCCCACAGATGTCAGCATTCTCCTTGCTGGGGCTGCTTTCTTCAAGG GGACATGGAAAACCAAGTTTGACACCAAGAGGACTGCCCTGCAGGACTTCCACCTGGATGAGGACAGGACTGTGAAGGTGTCCATGATGTCAGACCCTAAAGCCATCCTGAGATATGGTTTTGACTCAGAACTCAACTGCAAG ATTGCCCAGCTGCCCCTGACAGAGGGAATCAGTGCCATGTTCTTCCTGCCCACGAAGGTGACCCAGAACATGACTCTGATTGAGGAAAGCCTCACTTCTGAGTTTGTCCACGATGTGGACAAGGAGCTGAAGACAGTCCACGCTGTGCTGAGCTTGCCCAAACTAAAGCTGAACCACGAAGAGGCACTTGGCAGCACACTAAAGGAGACAA GGCTCCAATCACTTTTCACATCACCTGATTTCTCCAAGATTTCTGCCAAACCTCTGAGATTATCTCATGTGCAACACAAGGCAATGCTGGAGCTTGGTGAGGATGGGGAAAGATCCACACCAAATGCTGGGGCCAATGCTGCTCGTCTGACCTTCCCCATAGAATACCACGTGGACAGACCTTTCCTTCTTGTACTGAGGGATGATACCACTGGGACCCTCCTCTTCATTGGCAAGATCCTGGATCCCAGGGGTGTTTAG
- the SMYD4 gene encoding SET and MYND domain-containing protein 4 isoform X2, which yields MALPVAEWRGRTARLWAALDSALRERLAAASLHDAVRLGCDLLRTEEEEEAALVRLCHRAATDKKPEAASWYREQGNREFKQGQYQAALRLYSKAASHELPGSPELSVCFANRSAALLHLGHFEVCLEDIARAESHGYPDRLLPKVLLRKAECLLCLGRLQDAQEILRVLESKFALDGVMTTHLTRLKKLSQLKVKLGEKERCPEPAQEARGGIQGEPEIWEENNRISGPGDGAVVDKKPVRLATAFFPVLSLLNHSCCPNTSVSFSGTAATVRASQPISSGQEVLHCYGPHWCRMRVAERQQLLSQYFFECRCPACLEELESGVKSVVSIRNSFCCPKCQAQMQGEEDTLCCSNEACATSASRDHLSGRLQDLQQQIKKALGMLRVGKADQAIKMLLKCQMDAGTFLSPEHLLMGEMEDHLAQVYATLGKWQEAARHLKKSIEIVEMHHGPSSVETGHELFKLAQILFNGFAVSEALSTIQRAEGILSVHFGPQNAQIQELQEMKACLSELPRNILQRT from the exons ATGGCGCTGCCGGTGGCGGAGTGGCGGGGCCGCACCGCCCGGCTCTGGGCCGCGCTGGACTCGGCGCTGCGGGAGCGGCTGGCGGCGGCTTCGCTTCACGACGCGGTGCGCTTGGGTTGCGATCTGCTCCG GaccgaggaggaggaggaggcagcccTGGTGCGGCTGTGCCACCGGGCAGCCACGGACAAGAAGCCGGAGGCTGCGAGCTGGTACCGGGAGCAAGGCAACCGGGAATTCAAGCAGGGCCAGTACCAGGCTGCCCTGAGGCTCTACTCCAAG GCAGCATCCCACGAGCTCCCCGGGAGCCCCGAGTTGTCTGTGTGCTTTGCCAACCGCTCGGCTGCCCTCCTCCACCTGGGGCACTTTGAG GTTTGTTTGGAAGATATTGCCAGGGCTGAAAGCCATGGCTATCCAGACAGGCTGCTGCCCAAGGTCCTGCTGCGGAAAGCTGAGTGtctgctgtgcctggggaggTTACAGGATGCACAGGAGATCCTCAGAGTGCTGGAGAGTAAATTTGCTCTGGATGGGGTCATGACTACACACCTGACACGGCTAAAAAAGTTAAGTCAGCTGAAGGTTAAATTAGGTGAGAAAGAGAGGTGTCCAGAGCCTGCACAAGAAGCACGTGGTGGCATTCAAGGGGAGCCAGAAATCTGGGAAGAGAACAACAGGATTTCAG GGCCTGGAGATGGGGCTGTTGTAGATAAGAAGCCTGTGAGGCTGGCAACAGCCTTCTTCCCTGTCCTCAGCCTCCTGAACCACTCGTGCTGCCCCAATACCAGCGTGTCATTCAGTGGGACAGCTGCCACTGTCAGGGCATCACAGCCAATCTCAAGTGGCCAAGAGGTTTTGCATTGCTATG GGCCTCACTGGTGTAGGATGAGGGTAGCTGAGAGGCAGCAGCTTCTCAGCCAGTATTTCTTTGAGTGTCGCTGCCCGGCGTGCCTCGAGGAGTTAGAGTCTGGTGTCAAGAGTGTGGTGTCCATCAGAAATTCATTCTGCTGTCCCAAATGCCAGGCCCAAATGCAG GGGGAAGAAGACACTCTTTGCTGTTCAAATGAAGCTTGTGCAACCTCAGCCAGCAGAGATCACCTGTCTGGCCGTTTACAGGACCTCCAGCAACAAATCAAGAAAGCTTTAGGCATGCTGAGAGTCGGGAAGGCTG ATCAGGCTATCAAAATGCTCCTGAAGTGTCAGATGGATGCTGGAACCTTCTTGTCTCCAGAGCATTTACTGATGGGAGAGATGGAGGATCATCTGGCACAGGTGTATGCTACTCTTG GGAAGTGGCAGGAAGCAGCCAGACACCTGAAGAAGAGTATTGAGATTGTGGAAATGCACCATGGGCCATCGAGTGTAGAAACAGGCCATGAACTTTTCAAGCTGGCACAAATCCTCTTCAATGG ATTTGCAGTTTCTGAAGCTCTGAGCACGATTCAAAGAGCAGAGGGGATTTTGTCAGTGCACTTTGGTCCTCAGAATGCTCAGATCCAGGAACTACAAGAGATGAAGGCCTGCCTGTCAGAGCTTCCCAGAAACATCCTTCAGAGGACTTAA
- the SERPINF1 gene encoding pigment epithelium-derived factor isoform X1 has translation MDTGPGMQVPVVLLFLGLLTVPSRTQNSATEQNSATADGANAGEEEEDPFYKSPVNKLAAAVSNFGYDLYRQQSIRTATANVLLSPFSLATALSGLSLGAGERTEDVISRALFYDLLNKAEVHDTYKELLSSVTGPEKSMKSASRIILEKRLRARPGFHSQLEKSYKMRPRALSGNTQLDLQEINTWVRQQTKGRIMRFMKDMPTDVSILLAGAAFFKGTWKTKFDTKRTALQDFHLDEDRTVKVSMMSDPKAILRYGFDSELNCKIAQLPLTEGISAMFFLPTKVTQNMTLIEESLTSEFVHDVDKELKTVHAVLSLPKLKLNHEEALGSTLKETRLQSLFTSPDFSKISAKPLRLSHVQHKAMLELGEDGERSTPNAGANAARLTFPIEYHVDRPFLLVLRDDTTGTLLFIGKILDPRGV, from the exons ATGGACACAG GTCCAGGCATGCAGGTTCCAGTGGTTCTCCTTTTCCTGGGTCTCTTAACTGTCCCAAGCAGAACCCAGAACTCAGCTACTGAGCAG AACTCTGCCACAGCTGATGGAGCCAATGctggtgaggaagaggaagatccATTCTACAAGAGCCCCGTGAACAAGCTGGCAGCTGCAGTCTCCAACTTTGGCTACGACCTGTACCGCCAGCAGTCCATCCGGACAGCCACGGCCAACGTGCTGCTGTCTCCCTTCAGCCTGGCCACTGCACTTTCTGGTCTCTCACTTG GGGCTGGAGAACGAACTGAGGATGTGATTTCTCGCGCCCTCTTCTACGATCTGCTCAACAAGGCCGAGGTCCACGACACCTACAAGGAGCTCCTGAGCAGTGTGACTGGGCCAGAGAAGAGCATGAAAAGTGCCTCCCGGATCATCTTGGAGAAAA GACTCAGGGCAAGGCCTGGATTTCACAGCCAGCTCGAGAAGTCCTACAAGATGCGACCAAGAGCCCTGAGTGGCAACACCCAGCTGGACCTCCAAGAAATCAACACCTGGGTCCGACAGCAGACAAAGGGAAGGATCATGAGGTTCATGAAGGACATGCCCACAGATGTCAGCATTCTCCTTGCTGGGGCTGCTTTCTTCAAGG GGACATGGAAAACCAAGTTTGACACCAAGAGGACTGCCCTGCAGGACTTCCACCTGGATGAGGACAGGACTGTGAAGGTGTCCATGATGTCAGACCCTAAAGCCATCCTGAGATATGGTTTTGACTCAGAACTCAACTGCAAG ATTGCCCAGCTGCCCCTGACAGAGGGAATCAGTGCCATGTTCTTCCTGCCCACGAAGGTGACCCAGAACATGACTCTGATTGAGGAAAGCCTCACTTCTGAGTTTGTCCACGATGTGGACAAGGAGCTGAAGACAGTCCACGCTGTGCTGAGCTTGCCCAAACTAAAGCTGAACCACGAAGAGGCACTTGGCAGCACACTAAAGGAGACAA GGCTCCAATCACTTTTCACATCACCTGATTTCTCCAAGATTTCTGCCAAACCTCTGAGATTATCTCATGTGCAACACAAGGCAATGCTGGAGCTTGGTGAGGATGGGGAAAGATCCACACCAAATGCTGGGGCCAATGCTGCTCGTCTGACCTTCCCCATAGAATACCACGTGGACAGACCTTTCCTTCTTGTACTGAGGGATGATACCACTGGGACCCTCCTCTTCATTGGCAAGATCCTGGATCCCAGGGGTGTTTAG
- the SMYD4 gene encoding SET and MYND domain-containing protein 4 isoform X1: protein MALPVAEWRGRTARLWAALDSALRERLAAASLHDAVRLGCDLLRTEEEEEAALVRLCHRAATDKKPEAASWYREQGNREFKQGQYQAALRLYSKAASHELPGSPELSVCFANRSAALLHLGHFEVCLEDIARAESHGYPDRLLPKVLLRKAECLLCLGRLQDAQEILRVLESKFALDGVMTTHLTRLKKLSQLKVKLGEKERCPEPAQEARGGIQGEPEIWEENNRISGASSSLNLGFDAERGRHLVASQDIVPGQSLVKEEAFVSVLCPGESLPLQDGGTAWDTRATNADLHCHRCLRQLLASVPCQGCSYAQYCSQDCADLAWQQYHRTECSLGALLLTLGVFCHVALRTVLLAGFAEVSRLVAWSHRGDKSLQCPEASCKPLSEAADAGAGSRGVPGCDSSGRYQSSYQALFHLLPHTEQHSPEHKFLCSLSVVAICKQLQAAGLEAAVLSQESPQQQSKPKPCENTSEELSPELKTVAEAMLRHVLQLQCNAQAITVMQELGPGDGAVVDKKPVRLATAFFPVLSLLNHSCCPNTSVSFSGTAATVRASQPISSGQEVLHCYGPHWCRMRVAERQQLLSQYFFECRCPACLEELESGVKSVVSIRNSFCCPKCQAQMQGEEDTLCCSNEACATSASRDHLSGRLQDLQQQIKKALGMLRVGKADQAIKMLLKCQMDAGTFLSPEHLLMGEMEDHLAQVYATLGKWQEAARHLKKSIEIVEMHHGPSSVETGHELFKLAQILFNGFAVSEALSTIQRAEGILSVHFGPQNAQIQELQEMKACLSELPRNILQRT, encoded by the exons ATGGCGCTGCCGGTGGCGGAGTGGCGGGGCCGCACCGCCCGGCTCTGGGCCGCGCTGGACTCGGCGCTGCGGGAGCGGCTGGCGGCGGCTTCGCTTCACGACGCGGTGCGCTTGGGTTGCGATCTGCTCCG GaccgaggaggaggaggaggcagcccTGGTGCGGCTGTGCCACCGGGCAGCCACGGACAAGAAGCCGGAGGCTGCGAGCTGGTACCGGGAGCAAGGCAACCGGGAATTCAAGCAGGGCCAGTACCAGGCTGCCCTGAGGCTCTACTCCAAG GCAGCATCCCACGAGCTCCCCGGGAGCCCCGAGTTGTCTGTGTGCTTTGCCAACCGCTCGGCTGCCCTCCTCCACCTGGGGCACTTTGAG GTTTGTTTGGAAGATATTGCCAGGGCTGAAAGCCATGGCTATCCAGACAGGCTGCTGCCCAAGGTCCTGCTGCGGAAAGCTGAGTGtctgctgtgcctggggaggTTACAGGATGCACAGGAGATCCTCAGAGTGCTGGAGAGTAAATTTGCTCTGGATGGGGTCATGACTACACACCTGACACGGCTAAAAAAGTTAAGTCAGCTGAAGGTTAAATTAGGTGAGAAAGAGAGGTGTCCAGAGCCTGCACAAGAAGCACGTGGTGGCATTCAAGGGGAGCCAGAAATCTGGGAAGAGAACAACAGGATTTCAGGTGCATCTTCATCCCTGAACTTGGGTTTTGATGCAGAGAGAGGACGTCACTTGGTGGCCTCCCAGGACATCGTGCCAGGACAGAGCCTGGTGAAAGAGGAGGCCTTTGTGAgcgtgctgtgccctggggagaGCCTTCCTCTGCAGGACGGTGGCACAGCGTGGGACACTCGAGCCACCAACGCGGATCTTCACTGCCACCGCTGTCTGAGGCAGCTCCTGGCCTCGGTGCCTTGCCAGGGCTGCAGTTATGCCCAGTACTGCAGCCAGGACTGTGCAGACCTGGCATGGCAGCAGTACCACAGGACAGAGTGTTCCCTGGGAGCGCTGCTCCTCACGCTGGGGGTCTTCTGCCATGTGGCCTTGAGGACTGTCCTGCTGGCAGGATTTGCAGAGGTTAGCAGGCTGGTGGCGTGGTCCCACCGTGGGGACAAGAGCCTTCAGTGCCCTGAGGCAAGCTGCAAGCCTCTCAGTGAGGCAGCAGATGCAGGAGCTGGTAGCAGAGGTGTCCCTGGTTGTGACAGCAGTGGTCGGTACCAGAGCTCTTACCAAGCTCTGTTCCACCTTTTGCCCCAcactgagcagcacagccctgagcacaaGTTCCTCTGCTCACTCAGTGTGGTAGCTATATGCAAACAGCTGCAAGCAGCTGGCCTggaggctgctgtgctgagTCAGGAATCGCCTCAGCAGCAGTCCAAACCAAAGCCATGTGAGAACACCTCAGAGGAATTGTCCCCAGAGCTGAAGACTGTGGCAGAAGCAATGCTGAGGCACGTGTTGCAGCTGCAGTGTAATGCACAAGCAATCACTGTAATGCAGGAGTTGg GGCCTGGAGATGGGGCTGTTGTAGATAAGAAGCCTGTGAGGCTGGCAACAGCCTTCTTCCCTGTCCTCAGCCTCCTGAACCACTCGTGCTGCCCCAATACCAGCGTGTCATTCAGTGGGACAGCTGCCACTGTCAGGGCATCACAGCCAATCTCAAGTGGCCAAGAGGTTTTGCATTGCTATG GGCCTCACTGGTGTAGGATGAGGGTAGCTGAGAGGCAGCAGCTTCTCAGCCAGTATTTCTTTGAGTGTCGCTGCCCGGCGTGCCTCGAGGAGTTAGAGTCTGGTGTCAAGAGTGTGGTGTCCATCAGAAATTCATTCTGCTGTCCCAAATGCCAGGCCCAAATGCAG GGGGAAGAAGACACTCTTTGCTGTTCAAATGAAGCTTGTGCAACCTCAGCCAGCAGAGATCACCTGTCTGGCCGTTTACAGGACCTCCAGCAACAAATCAAGAAAGCTTTAGGCATGCTGAGAGTCGGGAAGGCTG ATCAGGCTATCAAAATGCTCCTGAAGTGTCAGATGGATGCTGGAACCTTCTTGTCTCCAGAGCATTTACTGATGGGAGAGATGGAGGATCATCTGGCACAGGTGTATGCTACTCTTG GGAAGTGGCAGGAAGCAGCCAGACACCTGAAGAAGAGTATTGAGATTGTGGAAATGCACCATGGGCCATCGAGTGTAGAAACAGGCCATGAACTTTTCAAGCTGGCACAAATCCTCTTCAATGG ATTTGCAGTTTCTGAAGCTCTGAGCACGATTCAAAGAGCAGAGGGGATTTTGTCAGTGCACTTTGGTCCTCAGAATGCTCAGATCCAGGAACTACAAGAGATGAAGGCCTGCCTGTCAGAGCTTCCCAGAAACATCCTTCAGAGGACTTAA